The Lactuca sativa cultivar Salinas chromosome 2, Lsat_Salinas_v11, whole genome shotgun sequence genome includes a window with the following:
- the LOC111880111 gene encoding (-)-beta-pinene synthase, chloroplastic, with the protein MALIWKFSSPFILSNSSFHQRNILVCDMRLITSQQPIALTDVTKPTTLRRSANYQPSLWSYDYVQSLGSKYTGGKYMARLQALKEEIRTMIRKENEKVEHPLSVLNLVDDLQRLGISYHFEEEIRDVLEKLYYRSQDKWSKMDLNLKSLYFRLFRQHGYHIPQEIFEDLKDKRGNFNGHFNEDIVGILNLYEASYYSVEGESLLDDARDYATRYLKENLKNMVDQNMSSLISHALTFPLHWRVPRVEAKWFIEAYEKRNGTNSTLIELAKLDFNTVQAIHQKDLKYASRWWKETSWEKFGFARDHLVESFMWSIAVNYRPNFQGRTTLTKIFAMITTIDDVYDVYGTLHELEQFTDVVSRWDVNMIEELPHYMRICFLALYNSINEIAYSTLTNKEFFILPYLKRTWHDLCNSYLIEARWYNNGYTPTLNEFLTNAYVSIGAGVVIMHAYLLTLTSVTKKELEHIGRAENIIRHASVIVRLTNDLATSSEELETGDVPKSIQCYMQESGATEVEAREYIERLILETWKKLNKERQKIGSLFPQEFIECVTNLARMGHFAYDVDKHAYSDMMRTHVLSLFVNPIQGLA; encoded by the exons ATGGCTTTAATATGGAAATTTTCTTCTCCGTTTATCCTTTCGAATAGTTCTTTTCATCAAAGAAATATTCTTGTCTGTGACATGCGATTAATTACTTCACAGCAACCCATAGCACTTACAGATGTTACTAAGCCAACGACTCTCAGAAGATCAGCAAATTATCAGCCTTCGTTATGGTCGTATGATTATGTTCAATCGCTTGGTAGTAAATACACT GGAGGGAAGTATATGGCACGATTGCAAGCTCTTAAAGAAGAAATAAGAACCATGATTAGAAAAGAGAATGAAAAGGTGGAACATCCATTAAGTGTACTCAATTTGGTTGATGATTTACAGAGACTCGGCATATCGTATCATTTTGAAGAAGAAATAAGAGATGTCTTGGAGAAGTTATATTACAGAAGTCAAGACAAATGGTCGAAAATGGATCTAAATCTCAAATCTCTTTATTTTAGACTCTTCAGACAACATGGATATCATATTCCTCAAG AGATATTTGAGGACCTTAAGGATAAGAGAGGGAATTTCAATGGGCACTTCAATGAAGATATCGTTGGTATCCTAAACTTGTATGAGGCTTCCTATTATTCAGTAGAGGGTGAGAGTCTACTGGATGATGCTAGAGATTACGCAACAAGATATCTAAAAGAAAATTTGAAGAACATGGTTGATCAAAATATGTCATCGTTAATAAGTCATGCATTAACTTTTCCGCTTCATTGGAGAGTCCCACGAGTGGAGGCTAAATGGTTTATTGAAGCTTACGAGAAAAGAAATGGCACGAATTCGACATTGATTGAGCTCGCTAAATTGGATTTTAACACAGTGCAAGCAATACACCAAAAAGATCTTAAATACGCATCAAG gtggTGGAAAGAAACATCTTGGGAGAAGTTCGGCTTTGCTCGTGATCATTTGGTGGAGAGCTTTATGTGGAGTATTGCTGTAAATTACAGGCCTAACTTTCAAGGAAGGACAACTCTTACAAAGATTTTTGCCATGATAACTACAATCGATGATGTCTACGATGTGTATGGTACTTTGCATGAACTCGAACAATTCACAGACGTTGTGAGCAG GTGGGATGTCAATATGATCGAGGAGCTTCCACATTATATGAGAATATGCTTTCTAGCATTATACAACTCGATTAATGAGATAGCATATAGCACATTGACAAACAAAGAGTTCTTCATCCTTCCTTACCTTAAAAGAACG TGGCATGATTTATGCAACTCTTACCTAATAGAAGCAAGATGGTATAACAATGGATATACGCCGACGTTGAACGAGTTCCTTACCAATGCATATGTATCAATAGGAGCCGGTGTAGTCATCATGCATGCCTATTTGTTAACTTTAACTAGTGTAACTAAAAAAGAATTGGAACATATAGGTAGAGCTGAAAATATAATTCGACATGCATCTGTTATCGTGCGACTCACTAATGACTTGGCCACATCATCG GAAGAGTTGGAAACAGGGGATGTTCCAAAGTCTATCCAATGCTATATGCAAGAGAGTGGTGCCACAGAAGTGGAAGCAAGAGAATATATAGAACGATTAATCTTGGAGACATGGAAGAAGTTgaataaagaacgccaaaaaatCGGTTCTTTATTTCCACAAGAGTTCATTGAATGTGTAACGAACCTTGCTAGGATGGGCCACTTCGCATATGATGTAGACAAGCATGCTTACTCGGACATGATGAGGACCCATGTATTATCATTATTTGTTAATCCAATCCAAGGGTTAGCATAA